Proteins found in one Magnolia sinica isolate HGM2019 chromosome 5, MsV1, whole genome shotgun sequence genomic segment:
- the LOC131246175 gene encoding protein ENHANCED DOWNY MILDEW 2-like isoform X2, with product MSKAQVKAIQNLLCANCQYKWNQCFFFFVASWALPINPAMLRFSRVSATCGHFYRPECVTKLLHPGNDAEAEEHKKEIVAGEPFTCPVHKCLVCKQGENKEVEGCNLLYADAVMI from the exons ATGTCTAAGGCTCAAGTGAAA GCAATTCAAAACTTATTGTGCGCAAATTGCCAATACAAATGgaatcagtgtttttttttttttgtggcaagTTGGGCTCTTCCGATAAATCCAGCAATGCTGAG GTTTTCCCGTGTTTCTGCAACGTGTGGCCACTTCTATCGTCCAGAATGTGTTACAAAATTACTTCATCCAGGAAATGATGCTGAAGCGGAAGAGCATAAAAAGGAGATAGTTGCTGGAGAACCCTTTACTTGCCCTGTTCATAAATGCCTTGTATGTAAACAAGGAGAAAACAAGGAGGTTGAGGGTTGCAATTTGCTCTATGCAGACGCTgtaatgatttga
- the LOC131246175 gene encoding protein ENHANCED DOWNY MILDEW 2-like isoform X1, whose translation MTHAFHSIFLYSCEGRCLRSFHATKDAGADSACKSLGMSKAQVKAIQNLLCANCQYKWNQCFFFFVASWALPINPAMLRFSRVSATCGHFYRPECVTKLLHPGNDAEAEEHKKEIVAGEPFTCPVHKCLVCKQGENKEVEGCNLLYADAVMI comes from the exons ATGACACATGCATTTCACTCAATTTTTTTATACAGTTGTGAAGGGAGGTGTTTGAGGTCCTTCCATGCAACTAAAGATGCTGGTGCTGACTCAGCCTGTAAATCTCTTGGCATGTCTAAGGCTCAAGTGAAA GCAATTCAAAACTTATTGTGCGCAAATTGCCAATACAAATGgaatcagtgtttttttttttttgtggcaagTTGGGCTCTTCCGATAAATCCAGCAATGCTGAG GTTTTCCCGTGTTTCTGCAACGTGTGGCCACTTCTATCGTCCAGAATGTGTTACAAAATTACTTCATCCAGGAAATGATGCTGAAGCGGAAGAGCATAAAAAGGAGATAGTTGCTGGAGAACCCTTTACTTGCCCTGTTCATAAATGCCTTGTATGTAAACAAGGAGAAAACAAGGAGGTTGAGGGTTGCAATTTGCTCTATGCAGACGCTgtaatgatttga